From the Bos taurus isolate L1 Dominette 01449 registration number 42190680 breed Hereford chromosome 20, ARS-UCD2.0, whole genome shotgun sequence genome, one window contains:
- the UTP15 gene encoding U3 small nucleolar RNA-associated protein 15 homolog, translating into MAGYKPVSIQTYPVLGEKITQDTLYWNNYKTPVQIKEFGAVSKVDFSPQPPYNYAVTASSRIHIYGRYSQEPIKTFSRFKDTAYCATFRQDGRLLVAGSEDGGVQLFDISGRAPLRQFEGHTKAVHSVDFTADKYHVVSGADDYTVKLWDIPNSKEILTFKEHSDYVRCGCASKLNTDLFVTGSYDHTVKMFDARTNQSVISVEHGQPVESVLLFPSGGLLVSAGGRYVKVWDMLKGGQLLVSLKNHHKTVTCLCLSSSGQRLLSGSLDRKVKVYSTTSYKVVHSFDYTASILSLALAHEDETIVVGMTNGILSVKHRKSEAKKDSVPRRRRPAYRTFIKGKNYMKQQDDILINRPSKKHLELYDRDLKNFRISKALDRVLEPTCTIKTPEVTVSIIKELNRRGVLANALAGRDEKEISRVLNFLIRNLSQPRFAPVLINAAEIIIDIYLPVIGQSPVVDKKFLILQGLVEKEIDYQRELLETLGMMDMLFATMTRKESTSVLQHNTSDGFLENNKIES; encoded by the exons ATGGCTGGTTATAAGCCTGTATCAATCCAGACATATCCTGTACTTGGTGAAAAAATCACCCAAGATACACTGTACTGGAACAACTATAAG acACCTGTTCAGATCAAGGAGTTTGGTGCAGTGTCAAAAGTGGACTTTTCTCCCCAGCCTCCATATAACTACGCAGTCACAGCTTCTTCAAGG ATTCACATTTATGGCCGATACTCCCAAGAACCTATAAAAACCTTTTCCCGATTTAAAGACACAGCATACTGTGCTACTTTTCGACAGGATGGTAGACTCCTTGTGGCTGGCAGTGAAGATGGTGGGGTTCAGCTTTTTGATATAAGCGGGAGGGCTCCCCTCAGGCAGTTTGAAGGCCATACTAA AGCAGTTCATTCAGTAGATTTTACAGCTGACAAATATCATGTGGTTTCTGGGGCTGATGATTATACAGTTAAATTATGGGATATTCCAAACTCCAAAGAAATTCTGACATTCAAAGAACATTCTGATTATGTGAGGTGTGGATGTGCTAGCAAACTGAACACAGATCTCTTTGTCACAG GGTCGTATGATCATACTGTGAAGATGTTTGATGCACGAACAAACCAGAGTGTTATCTCTGTTGAGCATGGACAGCCAGTGGAGAGTGTCCTGCTTTTTCCCTCTGGAGGTCTTCTGGTATCAGCag gaGGTCGGTATGTTAAAGTCTGGGACATGCTAAAAGGAGGACAGTTGCTAGTGTCTTTGAAAAATCATCATAAAACTGTGACATGTTTATGTCTCAGCAGCTCTGGACAGAGGTTACTCTCTGGCTCACTGGATAG gAAGGTGAAAGTATATAGCACAACTTCCTACAAAGTAGTCCACAGTTTTGATTATACAGCTTCAATTTTGAGTCTTGCACTTGCA CATGAAGATGAGACAATAGTTGTAGGAATGACCAATGGAATACTGAGTGTTAAACATCGGAAATCTGAAGCAAAGAAGGATTCGGTGCCCAGGAGAAGAAGGCCTGCATATCGAACTTTtattaagggaaaaaattatatgaaacaaCAG GATGACATTTTGATCAACAGACCATCAAAGAAACATCTAGAATTGTATGACAGGGATCTGAAAAACTTCCGGATCTCTAAGGCACTTGACAGAGTCCTTGAG CCTACTTGTACAATAAAGACACCCGAGGTTACAGTTTCCATCATAAAGGAGCTAAATCGAAGAGGAGTCCTTGCAAATGCCCTTGCAGGTCGAGatgaaaaggaaatcagtcgtgttcttaattttttgataag GAATCTGTCTCAGCCAAGATTTGCCCCTGTTTTGATTAATGCTGCTGAAATAATTATTG ATATATATCTACCTGTGATTGGTCAATCACCTGTAGTTGATAAAAAGTTTTTGATACTTCAAGGACTTGTAGAAAAAGAGATTGATTACCAGCGAGAACTACTGGAAACCTTGGGCATGATGGATATGCTTTTTGCTACCATGACAAGGAAAGAAAGCACTTCTGTGTTGCAGCATAATACATCTGATGGATTTCTAGAGAACAATAAGATTGAATCATAG
- the ANKRA2 gene encoding ankyrin repeat family A protein 2 — translation MATSANLDIGAQLIVEECPSSYSLSGMPDIKIEHQPDSSAEEGSAQGVAMGMKFILPNRFDMNVCSRFVKSLNEEDSKNIQDQVNSDLEVASVLFKAECNIHTSPSPGIQVRHVYTPSTTKHFSPIKQSTTLTNKHRGNEVSTTPLLANSLSVHQLAAQGEMLYLATRIEQENVINHTDEEGFTPLMWAAAHGQIAVVEFLLQNGADPQLLGKGRESALSLACSKGYTDIVKMLLDCGVDVNEYDWNGGTPLLYAVHGNHVKCVKMLLENGADPTIETDSGYNSMDLAVALGYRSVQQVIESHLLKLLQNIKE, via the exons ATGGCCACATCAGCAAATCTGGATATTGGAGCGCAGCTGATAGTGGAAGAGTGTCCAAGCAGTTACAGTCTAAGTGGCATGCCAGACATTAAAATAGAACATCAGCCGGACTCCAGTGCAGAAGAAGGATCAGCCCAGGGTGTTGCCATGGGAATGAAGTTCATACTGCCTAACCGATTTGATATGAATGTCTGTTCTCGGTTTGTGAAGTCCTTAAATGAAGAGGATAGTAAAAATATTCAAGATCAAGTTAACTCAGACCTGGAGGTGGCATCTGTCCTATTTAAAG CTGAATGCAATATCCATACATCTCCTTCTCCGGGAATTCAAGTAAGGCATGTCTACACTCCGTCTACAACAAAGCACTTCTCACCCATAAAGCAGTCAACTACTTTAACCAACAAACACAGAGGAAATGAGGTCTCAACCACACCTCTGTTAGCAAATT CTTTATCTGTTCACCAGCTGGCTGCCCAGGGAGAGATGCTCTACCTGGCTACTCGAATCGAACAAG aaaatgttaTCAACCACACGGACGAAGAAGGATTTACCCCTCTGATGTGGGCTGCAGCACACGGGCAAATAGCTGTGGTAGAGTTTCTACTTCAGAAT ggcgCTGATCCTCAGCTTTTAGGAAAAGGTCGAGAAAGTGCTCTGTCATTGGCCTGTAGCAAGGGCTACACAGATATTGTCAAAATGCTGCTGGATTGTGGAGTTGATGTAAATGAATATGATTGG aatggAGGGACACCTTTGCTTTACGCTGTACACGGAAATCATGTGAAATGTGTAAAAATGCTCTTAG AAAATGGAGCTGACCCAACAATTGAAACTGACTCTGGGTATAATTCTATGGATCTAGCTGTAGCCCTGGGCTATAGAAGTG TTCAACAGGTTATTGAGTCCCATTTATTGAAACTGCTTCAGAACATCAAGGAGTAG